TGGGACGAACGGCGATGAATCGCGGCGCGCATCGGGTTCCGCTCTCCAAGGAGCAGGAAAACTGGATCCGCCGGGCCTGCGCGCGGATCAACGAGCAAGAGATCGCCGAACTCAACAGAAAAATGGCGAGTATTCCGAGTCCTACGGGTGAAGAGGCGGAGTTGGCCCGTTTCACGACCGAATACATGAACGGAGTTGGAATTGCCGCTTTTTATCAGCCGATCGATGAGACGCAAGGGAACACAGTGGCGCACGTTCGCGGGAGCGATGGAGGCGTTAGTCTTCTGCTCTATGCTCCGATCGATACGGCTTTTTCCGGAAGACCGGAAGAGGATTGTCCCTGGGTCGGAAACGCAGTTCCGCGGGAGATGACGATCGAAGCGCATATCCAGGACGGCGATGTCGTCGGAATGGGGGCCGAGAACCCCAAGGGTTACGCCGCCTGTCTCATTACCGCTGCAAGAGCCGTTCATGAGGCGGGCGTCCCGTTGAGAGGCGACCTGTTAGTGGGCCTCGGAGCTGGAGGGATGCCGACGAACAAGAGGCCCGCGCTGAAGCGATTTAATGCTGGTCAGGGATCGGGTTGCGCTTTCATGTTGGAGCAAGGCGTGAGAGGCGATTTCGCCATCATCGCCAAGCCGGGCTACGCGGTTTCCTGGGAAGAAGTCGGGTTGTGCTGGTTCAAGATTCAGGTGAAAGGCGCGCTCGGCTATACGGGAGTCAGGCACGTGGTGTCGGGCCGAAATCCGATCGTCGATGCCGCTAAGGTCGTTACGGCATTGGAGGAATGGTTTCCCAAATATACGAACCGCAATACGTCCGGATTGGTCGCTCCTCAAGGATCGATCAACGCGATCGAGTCCGGCTGGACCTACAAGCCTGCCTTTATCCCGGCGCGGTGCGACCTTTATGTCGATCTTCGCATCAGCCCGCGCACCGATCCGCTGGAGGCTAAACGCCAATTCGGAGAAGCCTTGACGGAAGTTCGTAAGGCACATCCGGAGGTCGAGTTGGACTGGGACATGATCGTCTCCATTCCGGGAACCGCCACGGACCCGGATAACTGGATCGTGCAATCCTGCATTCGAGCGTGGGAGCACGTGGAAGGGAAAAAGCATACGCCCAGGACCGGGACGAGCGGGGCTACCGACGCGAATATTTTGCGCGGGTGGGGGATTCCGACGGCGCGTCTCGGGATGCCGCGCCTAAAGGACTCTCCCGCCGGAGGGGGCCGCACTTTTTCCATGGAGGTGAGCAACATCGCCGGCATGAAGCAGCTCACGAAGTGCATCGTCTACGCCATTGTCGATACCTGCACGCGCTCGCGAAAGGATGTCGGGTTGCAGGTTTGATTGCAGGTGGGGAGGGTATCTGAGCCGGCCAGAACAGAAGATGGAACCTCGAATCGCAGAGAAAGCCACGGGCAAGGGGGTGGAAAAATCAAAAAAGAGCCCCTGGCCCCGATACGAGGAGGCGGTGTTGGGCTTTCGCAACTACTGGTATCCGGCAATGATGTCGAGGAAGTTGCGACGAAAGCCGGTGTCGGTGGTGATTCTCGGCGAGCGGCTGCTTTTGATTCGACACGGGGGAAGGTGTTACGCCTTGGAGGACCGTTGCGCGCATCGCGGGGTGCCGTTATCGGTGGGCACTTGCGAGTTTCCCGGGACGGCGACGATCAGTTGCCGGTATCATGGGTGGACATACGACATCACCAACGGCGAGTGCGTTGGGGCGGTGACCGATGGGCCGGACTCGCCGATTGTGGGAAAGGTGAAGATCCCGAGCTATACGGTGGAGGAGCGCAAGGGGCTGATCTGGATTTTTCTAGGGGACGATAAGCCGCCGCCGTTAGAGGAGGACGTTCCTGAGGAAATGTTGCGGGAGGAAGCGGTTATCGGAGCGCGGGTCACATTGAGAAAGGGAAACTGGAGGCTTGCGGCGGAGAACGGAATGGATCCGGCTCATGCGACGTATCTTCACCGAGACGCTTGGCTTGCCTTCTTTCGGCGGTTTCCCGCGTGCAAAACCAATATCGTTCCTGAGATCGCCGGCAAGTGGGTTGGTTATACCCAGGGCGCGCCGTTGCTGGAATGCGACTACCCAGGCTTGGGGCGCTATCCGAGGGGCGGCGATTGGCGCCTGCGGAGCTGGTGGCGAAAACCGAGAAGCCGCGCGGCGACAAAAACACAGTTGAGGCTGCCGTGCTTCTTAAGAGTGAATCCATTTCCCGCGCCGGAGATCGTGCACTTCGAGTGGTATGTCCCCGTCGATGAGCGACACCATCGCTATTTCCAGTTTTCGGTCAAGTGGACCACCGGATTAAAAGCGTGGCGCTTTCGTCTGGCTTACTGGCTCTGGTGGAGATGGCTGGCGCACGTCAACTTCAACG
This portion of the Candidatus Binatia bacterium genome encodes:
- a CDS encoding peptidase dimerization domain-containing protein, coding for MNRLGRTAMNRGAHRVPLSKEQENWIRRACARINEQEIAELNRKMASIPSPTGEEAELARFTTEYMNGVGIAAFYQPIDETQGNTVAHVRGSDGGVSLLLYAPIDTAFSGRPEEDCPWVGNAVPREMTIEAHIQDGDVVGMGAENPKGYAACLITAARAVHEAGVPLRGDLLVGLGAGGMPTNKRPALKRFNAGQGSGCAFMLEQGVRGDFAIIAKPGYAVSWEEVGLCWFKIQVKGALGYTGVRHVVSGRNPIVDAAKVVTALEEWFPKYTNRNTSGLVAPQGSINAIESGWTYKPAFIPARCDLYVDLRISPRTDPLEAKRQFGEALTEVRKAHPEVELDWDMIVSIPGTATDPDNWIVQSCIRAWEHVEGKKHTPRTGTSGATDANILRGWGIPTARLGMPRLKDSPAGGGRTFSMEVSNIAGMKQLTKCIVYAIVDTCTRSRKDVGLQV
- a CDS encoding Rieske 2Fe-2S domain-containing protein; this encodes MEPRIAEKATGKGVEKSKKSPWPRYEEAVLGFRNYWYPAMMSRKLRRKPVSVVILGERLLLIRHGGRCYALEDRCAHRGVPLSVGTCEFPGTATISCRYHGWTYDITNGECVGAVTDGPDSPIVGKVKIPSYTVEERKGLIWIFLGDDKPPPLEEDVPEEMLREEAVIGARVTLRKGNWRLAAENGMDPAHATYLHRDAWLAFFRRFPACKTNIVPEIAGKWVGYTQGAPLLECDYPGLGRYPRGGDWRLRSWWRKPRSRAATKTQLRLPCFLRVNPFPAPEIVHFEWYVPVDERHHRYFQFSVKWTTGLKAWRFRLAYWLWWRWLAHVNFNGQDARMVQLMDPFYAEEDGWNRERLFRPDVGLTTWRKYCHENARGVQKHPYARRSFNGSASLSDPSASAEEGLETPR